The window TGTCATGGTAAAGCACCTCTCTTTTCATGGAAGATTGTACTCTGTTGCCTGTGTATGGAGTTTAGTCTGTCTGAGAACTGCGTCCTCAGGAGCAGATCCCCATGTTCCGAGCGGGCCTGAGTGGACCGAGCTCAGCAGTTGCTCTCATGTGCAGACCTGGCGCACGTTTATTCCATGTCTCCACCCACGGAGCTGGTTTCGCCGTGCTGTGTGTGTGCTTTCTTAGTTTGCTCTAACCTCGCCCTGGTGAGACGAGCAGTCACTATAAAATCAATAGAGCTTCATTAGAGACAATGCAGAACGAGAAAGAAACAACTGTAAAACAAAGCCGGTGTCTCAGAGCACCTGCTTTCCATCTTTAAGGGCTCTTGGGGTCGTATGTAGAACACAGTTTTGACTAACGTTACTACTAAACACGTTACCATACACTTTCCCACACGTTACTGCGTACTGTTAACTACTCCTCGTCAGGAGGGTGTACTGTGGCTGGCTGTGTTTTTGACCACCGTTCTCTGATTACTGAGCACTTGTagttttgtgagtgtatataatTTTGCAGTGAGCATAGTGTGGGGGCATGGCGGGGTGGGTGGGTGCCAGGGTTTATCTCCTTAGGCGGGATCCCTACGGCGGGAATTTCTGGGTTAAAGGGGCGAACGTTCAGTGGTTGCTCCCACTTGTTCTCACGGGGACTGTGTTTCCTGCTGGGAGAGGGAACACTTTCTCCTCTAAGATGGCAGGTCCACCTGCCTCGGGACAGTAGACCTGAGCTGCAGCCTCCACGCTTAACTCTGTCCCCCGTCTTTACCTGGGAGCCAGGAACGGACTTCACACCCAGTCCCTTTCACGAGAAATATCTTCTAGTGATTTCTGTATTCAGAACTGTGTGTGCGTCGTGATGACTGCTCTATAGACAGACCAGTTCATAAGAACGCAAGCTGAAAGAGTGTAGGCCCAAAGGAAAGGTCATCGTGGGTGGATTACCAGtcgtttttcctttgtttttgtaattttctgtGATATCCTTTTATCTTCTTTATGATTAAAGAAacaggaggggtgtgtgtgtacactGAGTTGAATAACTGGGTAGAGCGGACCAGGCCTCCTGAGGAGACCTTTGTGAGCACAGGACTGACCCCCTGTCAGTGCGTCGCGTGTACAGACCCCTCGTCGGTTAGGTTACAGCAGGTGCCAGCGGAGAGGGGAACTGGCCTCTGTGTGAGGGCGCCCGTTGTCGGCGGCTTGGGCCCCAGGACGAGGGGAGCCGCGGGGCAAACGGAGCAGGCCTCTCGGTGCGCGGCTCCTGTGAACAGACAGAGGAGACGAGTCATTCTTAGTGACAGTCCTCCTGTCCTCTTGGCAGTttgactttaaaaataactttttttcctaTTGCGAACAAGGCTGTTATATAGTTCGTGGACCATTTACGAGCTTGTCAGTCACTCTGTCAGGGCTGCTCATAACCCACACTTTTCATACTGCAGTTAGCGCATTTTGAAAAGTATAACTTCAGGCTTTATAAATTGATGTCCTGATAGCTTAGATTTTACAGCAAATGTGTGGAGATGAATGGTTATTTGATTCGGGCTGGCTCTAGTCGCCAGTACAGTCGCCGCTAGCTATTTGTGGCTATTTAAACTTAACTTAAAATTAAACTTCTGTTCCTTAGTTGCACTCACCCCGTTCtgagtgctcagtagccacattgAGCTGGCAGCGACCATATTGGACAGTACCTATGAAGTACACCTCTACTATCACTACTGTCAAGTTCTCTTGAATAGAGCTCTTCCAGAGGAAAAGATTCCCCTTTCTTTGTACGGTAACCTGCAGAAAAAATGGTCCAAGGAGTTTAAGTAGCATGTATCTTAAAGCTTTTTCTAAGCAAATTTGCAAATTGCGAGGAATCCCAAGTTGGGGAGAGTGCCTCGGTCAGTCTTtgcaaatgaaaatattctgggcGTCCTCAGCATGCTCTGCTTATTTAAAGAAACTTGGAACTGATACACAtgaattcttcctttttaaatgaaCCCTTGTTTGTATTCACCAAGCTTACTTGAAATGTGACATTTTCGTCTGTGGGAAAGCTGGCCTCTGTTGTCATGCAGTGTTGAGCAGGTAGGTATCTGCTTCACTGTAAAGAACACGGCTGGACCAACAATGGCAAATGCACAGCTGGGAGCTTTCTTGACATGCCTGTTTTTCCCTGTAGGAGAACTGCGACACATCACCAAGCTGAAGCCCTGGAGCCTCTTTGATGTACTTGTGGAAAAGTATGGCTGGCCCCATGAAGATGCTGCACAGTTTACAGATTTCCTGATCCCAATGTTAGAAATGGTTCCAGAAAAACGAGCCTCAGCTGGCGAATGCCTGCGGCATCCTTGGTTGAATTCTTAGCAGATTCTGCACACACGCATTCTGAGCTGGCACATGTTGTCCAGTGCATTGGCCCTAAAGGGGGACTCTCGTTCTTAACAGGATTACAAGTGAGCTGGCTTCATCCTCAgaccttttattttgctttgaggTACTGTCGTTTGACATTTTGCTTTTTGTGCACTGTGATCCTGGGGAAGGGCAGTCTTTTGTCTTCAGCTTAGTAGTTACTGACCCACTTTACTTCTGGAAACAATAACATGTCTCTAAGCATTGTTTCTTGTGTTGTGTGACATTCAAATGTCAGTTTTTTTGAACGAAAAATACTTTCCTCCTTGTGTTTTGGCAGGTTTTGTAACTAtttatgaagaaatattttaGCTGAGTACTATATAATTTACAATCTTAAGAAATTATCAAGTTGGAACCAAGAAATAGCAAGGAAATGTACAATTTGATCTTCTGGCAAAGGGACATCATTCCTGTATTATAGTGTATGTAAATGCACCCTGTAAATGTTAATTTCCATTAAATATGGGATGGGGACTCAAATTTCAGAAAAGCTACCCAGTCTTGAGTGCTTTGTAGCCGAAGTTGCATGTAATGGGCGTTCACTACTCCGAGCAGCTGTGCACACTTTCATTCCATGACTGTCCTTTTGCTTTGGATTTTAAACAACTGGCTCTGGGTTATATCATTCCCTATATGGCACTTTATGCAAAGAAAAGACATGCTTCTCATTCTAAAATACGTATTATAGTTTAGCACTCCCGTTCACTCacatttttgcatattttaaattaaaggtacttttaaggaaaaagagcaatttccctttaaaaatgtgGTAGCCTGGTACCATGTGGTGTTGCCTCCTCCAAGCCCTGTAAGTTAAACTCTACGTAGATTAAATTGGACAAGAGAAACATGTTCAGTGTGTGGAATGAAAAAATATACGTATATTTTTTTGGAAAAGCTTGCTCGTGTTTGCCTAGAACCAAGGTATGATATGTACAGTTTGCAGTGCAGTGGGCAGAATACTAACATCTCAGAGGTAACAGGGATTGCATTCATTCCAGAGACAGTTTCATGTGTGGCTACAACACATTTTACAAGCTTTTTCATTGTCTTTCCATGCATTGAAGttgagaaaatgattttttcccTTTGCAGGTTGCACACAATTTTGTTTATGCATTTCCTTAAAACTGTAGAATCCAGAACACAAACCATAGTAGGCAATACAATTTTAGAATGTAATATATAGAGGTACATTTAGcctcttttaaaaatcagtggattgaatttttttgttttacattccTCAAGGTGCCTCGTTTTTCTTGACTTTGTCCATTAGCATTTATCCATATGCCTTTGCAATAACTAGATTGtgaaaagataacaagtgttgtaaCAATAATCCATTGTTTGAGGTGCTTGCAGTTGTCTTAAAAATtaaagtgttttgggttttttttcccaggCATTGCCTTGGTCATTGGCCTATATTTGAAGTGATAgaatcaataaacatttgctatcCTTTTAATGCAGTGTAAGCAGAACTAAAGGAAGTATCAGCATTCCTGTAGCAGGAAATGTAGTTGTAGAACATGCATTAAGGCTTAATACGAGGAAAACATTCATTGTTTTGTAAGGGTAGGATATGGATCTAGAAAAGATGCTGTAGTATAGATCCATTACCTAGAATTTCTGTGAACCTTTTTAATTCATGTTTCATCAAAAACATACTAGTTACATTTTGTttgcacattgttttttttttgtttttttttttttcttcttaacagtATTCACTGTGAGGGAACAAGACACGTAATCCTCTTAGGAGTTAGCATTAGATCGTATCGCTGTGAGGTGGAAGATACCATTCATTTATGAAATGTGCATGCTAAGTTTTTCTGCTGAGGCTGTAGGTGACCTTGTAGGTTCTGTGAAAGATAGTGGCTGTAGACCAGTGATGCCATCCAGAATTTGCACAGGAACCATTCTCACGAGAACCACGGAGTTCATGTATGTCTTCCCTAAGTCCGTAAGAATTTTTATCAGGGTTATGACACACTTGAATGAAATTTGTCTAATACAGTTTTGGCTCATGTTAGAAAATAATCCAGATAATTACGAATTTTTTAAGGATCTCTCATTTAGGATAAAATAGCCTAACTAGTTTATAAATGTAAAAGCAATTGTTCTAGAAGGAATATACATTTGTTATTAGGTATGGTATGGTTTTTAGCAGATTCTTGGTGGCTTGATGATGATGAATGCATATCAGCTAAACGAGAACCACTGGTTATGCAAAACACTATAGCCAGCTCAGGTGATTTTAGTTGAATGTcctatcttttcctttctctagtCCATGTGAAGTCATCATGGAAAATGACAAGCAGTGGATCACATATGTGATTCTAGCAGATTCAGAAGCTGGCTGTCTGGAAATTAGAACTGCCCCAAGGCAGAGGAAAAGTGGATATAATAGGAGCTTCAAAAAAGCATTAGCTTTCTAGGTGAAAACTGATTTTACTAAGTTGCTTCTTCCCGTACTTGGATCATCCATAGCTAGTTAACAGCTGGGGTAGAGAACTTCAGTTTGTATCTGCTGGTGAAATTACTTCTTAAATTCGTTTTCTcccattaatttttttagaaattaatgcAGTTTACAGAAAAGCTTCCATATACATTATTTGTATAGTAGGCAAATCTAAGACTGTGAGGAATTAAAATCTTTAGGACAGTCCTTTTAATGAGGTGTGAATATTAATAGTTCACTATGCTAGTTAACTTTGTCTTCTGTTTGAAACtatcggggggtgggggtggcggtgGCGGTGGATGACTGGATGATGTAAAGCCACTTCTTCGTGGACACGTATTTCTTTTGCAAATACCGTAAGTAGAATCTTGTTTGATAATCACGGATGGCAAAGTTGACCTAAGTTCTTCTAAAACTTGATTAGGATTGAGCCCTAAACACAGCTGTGTTAATGTAGCTGTTttcaaaaggaaatggaaattaaaagtgtAAAACATGACATACTACTGCCAATCTTAGTCATTTTTAGTCTGTTTACTTTTTTCTCCAATACACAGAATTTGTATACTGTGTCAAATTATGTCAAGTAATTGGATGGTGAAATATGTGTTGACAAATACTGTCACTACTATTGGTTTATACTTAATCCTCCTGAGAGGTAGAAGACAAAGAATTTATTATTCCAAAATAATAACTAGCATTTTGTATTTCAGCAATAAAATGTTCACTTGAGAGGccattttcatttcacttgagAGAGCTAAAAATGCCTTTCTCCTTTAGTTTTGTACACCCAAAACAAATTTGTAAAATTTCCTGCTACTCTTTTAAATACTATATAGCTAGACAGTAAATGTTAAGGTTGTCAACTAATTTTGGTTCATCCATAGGACATTTCAGTCATGTTCTAACAAACATGTACAAATTAGATATAGTCCTGTGTTTTTAGGTAAAATATTCCATACTTTCAAACAGTTGTAAATTAATTAGTCTATAGATGAATCATGGGATGCTTTAATGGAATGGATTCATTTTGTACGATGTCAGATATAAGTAAATGTATGTAGCATTTACGTAGCACGGTAGTTTCTTATGGCTCCTGCTCCTGCAACAAAATAACATGTAGGAACATTCCAGGAACAAGCCTTTACCGCCTCCTGACGCTCGCTGCGGTCCAGTCCAGCTGAGGTAGTAGTTGCGAAAGAACATGGAAGGCTCCTTACAAACTCTATCTGGAAAAGGTAACTAACttctgtaaaaacaaacaaacacttgcATAAACAGACCCCCAATCTCAGAAGTGGTGCAGGACAATTTGGTAAAACTGACATAATTGTGGTTTATTAACATGAATTAAAATGCCCAACCAGTGCTTCAATGTGACagtatatttaaaagagaaattaaaggccATATACTGTACTACTTTCACAAAGATCACAGTTTTGCAAAGACATGTCATAtgtacagtgctatatgtcaaatGAGAAAAGCTGTAAGCGATTATATACGCAAAAGaaatgcagtattatttacagtttGTCAGGAGACATTAAAAATCATCTATACATTAAATTACATTTTGCTTGCAAATAACCGATAAAACAAAATGAGCCATCTTCACACCAAACTAAAAAtctgtattgcttttttttttttttaatacataagaTGCACTCACAGAACTGCTGATTGATTGATAGAAAGGAAATCCTCGTACTGCCATTACTGAGCCGTGTATTTAatgcatatgtataaaataatgtaGAAAACATTCACTAAATGAATTTAATTCcaacaataaaattatttaaagatcATGTAGCATCAAATCTACTGCCAGAAAAACAGCTGGAATGTTCACTTACTTACAAAATAAAAGATACCTACACTGGCTTAACAGCacattttttaaggaattttttaaaaagcaaaaatgggaaaaatacaaTGAGAGAGcactggtgtttttgtttttttatacaaaGTTTCATGTACAAGCTTTAAAAAGTACCTTAACAGGTACATATGAAATATACAGTTTATCttacagaacattttaaaaaatgtttttggagTCCATTTTAATGCCACCCTGAACCATGGTAATTGTTCTGAAATGTTGGTGGCACCTGTGCTCTGTGAATTGGAATCTGTCCAGGCACTGGAGATGCCTGCTGAGGTCCCTGAACCCCATGTGGCAGGGCCACAGAGCCAGGATGAGGACAGAACCCTGAAGCGGTAGGTGTGGGAATACTGTTTGGTCCTTGGGGCTGGAGATGAGGACCTGCAACTGGTAATGGACAATGTGGCCCTGTTCCAGAAGGCTGGTGTTGGGGTCCCGGTCCCAGAGTGGTGTGATGTGTAGCTTGTGAGGGATACGGTGGTACAGCTGGATGAGCACTTGAAGGAAAAAGTGGAGGTCCTTGATGAGGTGGGTGGTGTAAGGCTTGAGCCGATGGGGTATGATGCCCAGAAGCCAAAACACTGGAaggcggaggaggagggggtggtggaGGGGCTGAGTTCACCACATGCTGGTGTTGTGCTTGCAGACCTTGGAGTCCTGTGGGGGGATGGGGCGGTGGATGGTGatgcggggcggggccgggagggggagggggtggtggcagATGGTGTCCAGCAGTTTGAGAGTGAACGTGGGACCCAGGGGTGACAGCATGAACAGGCCCCACGCCATGTGCTACGGAGTGTGGCTGTTGCTGGACGAGGTGTGGTCCTGGAGCGGGAGGCGGGGGAGGAGGCGGGGGGACTACAGCAGCAGAAGTCTGATGGTGAACGGGAGGGTTCTGCGAGGGCAGAAAGTGCCCTGGAGTAACGTGGTGTCCCGGGACGGCTTGCTGGCCTGTGGTGCCAGGAAGTGCTTGATTTGGTCCTGATGTAAACACAGTTTGTTGGGAAAGACTGCCTTTCAGCTGACTATAGTTCTGAAAGTTTGCGGAGGGCTGCTGGTTTTGATagtaagaggaagaggaagggggcggagggggtggagggggcgGTGCCGTGCTGCCCAGGCTCTGCTGGTTAAACTGACTGTATGCTGCCGAAGACTGTCCTGAGGGCGTCTGTGGAAAGAGTGCTCCAGAAGGTGCCTGCTGTGTACTGGCTTGAAGGTTCTGTGCTGCTGGGTAAAAATTCCTTTGAGGCTCTCGCTGAGGGGTTCCAACTTGAGGTGACTGAGAATGGTGAGGCCTGTAGGGAGAGCCTAACTGCTGTGAAGGAGGCTTTGGTGAAAGATAACCGTGCTGTACAGGCGTGTGAGGCGTCGATGACTTTGGAGGATTTTCTACGTGAGGTGATGGAGGACAGTGCAGCTTCACGGGCGCAGAAGGCAGCTTCTGTGCAAGCTGCTCGGATGAACTGCGCGCCAGTGGCTGTGGAGGGTGATTCTTTGAAAGGGCCTGGGTGTTACTTGACAGCTGTTTTTGATGGAGTTCTGTTTTCAGGTGGACACCGCTCTCAGCTTCTGACCCAGTAACTGTTCCCTCCCAATGGGAATCTGGCTTTGTGAGTATTTTCCCATGTGGCTGGACAGGGATTACAGGTCCTGGTGAAGCAGGCtgtgagaagaaaacaaatttatataaACTTAAGCAACATTTTATGTACATTGAGGTTTGTTATTACTGGTATTTAATGTtagttaaatattaattttaacagGGGCAGGGAATAAGAGGTCTGAGAGGACAACTGCAGAGGCTTGGGATGTTAAAAAGCCTGTTTTTTAAAGCAGTTCAGCAAGTTCTGATAGTAAGCTTCAACTGAATTCCCTGAATTCTTACTGAAGACAAGTTAAGGAAATTAATCTGCCTTTTTTTCCCTGAGCAGTGAAACCTGTCTCTGACTCCTGTTCTGAAAGAACCACACTTAAACCCTTCAGGCAAGTTTCAATTCCATAATTGAAATTTCTAAACTCCACCTAAGGATAAATTTGCTTGGGGGTAGATAAACTTGCTCCCCCAAACTGTTTTCATTTGTAATACCTTTTCCATTGTTCAAATACAGGTAATCCAAGGATTAAGACTACTTGAATATATAATGATGttctttaaggaaaaagaaaaaatcaatctCAGATTTCCTCATCGTTAGTTTCCAAAGATATTGCCCCACTGGATTATCATGTCTTCATGATCCAGGATAGAGGcagcatttcttttaaattaagaatGTCACCTGACCTTTTGTTTTTAGAGAATTAATTGGCCGGTCAAATATTTTATGAACAGACTATGAATTTcctagacactaggataaggggTGGAAGGACCTCTTGCAGCAAGTGTTAAGCTGCTGAAGTACGTTCAGCGCATTGGAACTTTAACAGGAAAAGTGTCCAGAAATCAGGAAACTGATCCTTGGTACAGCAGAAAAACCTCCATGTGCACATTACCATCCACTTTTCTGAAGGGCCACGTTCAAAGGTCAATGTTATTACCTTGCTCATTTTTGAAGGGCTTTTACAAGTATTTTGGGAAGTATCTGGGGATGCACATTCACTTGTAGTCGTGGGTTCTGGATTTTCAGGATCAGGATCTGTAAAGCATAAGGAACCATAGAAAACGTAAAATTGCACGATAAATACTGCTTTTTACTAACACTTCGACGTACATTCTACTATTCAAACCAACGTCTTACAAAggctctctccttttcctttgaaaaggtttttaaaacaacaaccatgATAGGTCATCTGCTTACTGACCTTCCATAAGTTCACTGAAAGAAGGGACTGGGCCCTTGGGTTGCAACTGGGGAATGTGATTTGAATGAGATGAAGGTGAAGACGGAACATGAATCGGTGAACATGGGACACATGGTGACTCTCCCCCTAGAGATGAAGCAGAAGCAGACCCAAAGAGAACATTAGAAGCACAGAACAGGGGTGCAGAGTGATTAGCTGACTCCACTTTTTGGCAAAGGAACAAGCTCACTTACCACTATCTTTATCTTTTCGGTGATCACTGAGTAGTAAAGCTCTCTGATAACTCCTCTCTCGCACTTGCTCCACTGAAGTTGAGGCGGTCCTTTAAAATCAAGTCATGACATCAGTTCAAAAGCTGCTGCCGGCTAGATCAGTTTGTGTCCCCTGATGGCCaacacagcctctcagataaaGGCTTTTGCTCTTTGGGGAAAAGCTTTGAAAAcagctccccaccccagcccgcaACACCTCCCCAAACTGAGATTTTTATCCTCATTTATTTGAAGAACTCAAGCAGATGCCATTCCTTTGTCTTAAGCAATTTCTTGGTGAAAAGGAGGGGGTTGTTGAAGGGGGTGGTAGCATAAAGGCATTCAGAACGTCACTTCAGGTTACCAAAGGGACCACATATACCCCTGACAAATTACCTTGGGTCTGGATTATAAGGCTAGCAGGAAGCTCAGAGGTAAGAGGACCATGGAGCAAAATGAATGTGGCCTCCTGCCCTTTGCAGGACCCTTCTGTATCCAGCTTCTTCTATTCCTATCGAAGAAACACTAAACATGGCTGTTCTTTCAAGGCAACTGGTAAGGGTGGCAAAGAAATTGCCGGATGTTGACTAGGATAAAGGTTCTTTGGAGAGGAATATTTGTGTGAAAATTATCAAGGAGTAGATATAATGGACCTTTAATGACGCGGGCAAATACATAACTGGTTTAAAACTCTATCAGCAAAAAGGATCTGTCAAAATTATGATCACAAACCTCTGCTTTAGGAGAACAACAACAAACAGGAAGGCAGCTGATTAACAAAAACTTTGTTGTTTTTCAGAATAGATTACTTCAAATCTTTACAGATATAGCTCCGTTCAAAATCAGCTATGTAAAAAGTTAAGATCCTGACTGGATGATAAAATAACAAAGACTACTGTCATTATACGGTATACTACTTGTAATTCTAAAGTTACCAGttagttaggtttttttttttcaacaggcAGCTTACCATTGGACTTCTGGTTCATTCTTTTCACTGGCAGAAGCTTCCTTAACAGGACAGTTATTGCTGGTTTCTTCCAAAGTAGCATTATGAACTGTAGCTGGCGTTGGTAAAGGCAGGCTAGCAGTGCTTTCTACCTGCTCCCCATTTTCACTCCCGTTGGCACGCCCATCAGCATTGCTGCTACTCAGGTTTCCACTTGGGTGAGGTGACACATTAACCAGTGGAAAGTGTTCTGCCTTAGAGCCACTCTTCCTAGCTTCACGTTGTCTTTTCCGGTATTCTAATAGAGAAACCTTAAGCAAGAAAGATAAGGAAAAGCAAATCTTTTATCCTTGTTTTTATATGTCAGTGtcaatctattcttttttttttttctaaagagaatTACTATATTtacattaagaaaattatataaaataatttgattctgaacaaacaataataattaacaattatcaaatgcctactatatgccaggcattgtagtTAGatgatttacatacattatctcatttaatcctcacaacaaccctatgaaataggtatattatcatccccattttacatatgaggaaattgagtaactcactcactcaaggtcacacagctggtgagtgttGGAGCCGGGATTCGAACCTAGGTCTTACTTGAAAGCCCGTGCTCTTTCCACTATACTATATTGCTTCCCACAAAGTTGCCAACTGGACtctgttataaaaattaaaagcacacATCACTAAAATTCTTTCGACTTGCAAAGCAATAAGcctattaacaaataaaatacgTGTTGTAGTTTCTCCCACTGCTCTGAAATAAGGCATTCTAATTGTCTCGGTGTGTCTGCCAACCAAATAATGGTGGTAAATCAGGGaacttattatttatataataaatactgTTACATCCATGGCCTAAATACTGTAGGTATTCAGGATGAGGAAAGAGGCATTTCTTCTATATCGGCTGCCTGTTCTATGTAAAATAAGggtaataagaacacaaatattaTTCAATTCTGTTTATTTGGTTGGGAAGTGGTTATCTTTAAAAGTTACTCTTTCAGTGAAATAAATCACCTTGAGGTTTCGATCTCTGAAACCATGCTCCTTACAGGAATTTTCCATATCACTAGCTCTCTGCAAACATTATCTAATTCACTGAGCATTTACAAAaggtttaaaaatgtacatatcaaTAATTCAATATGAATAAAGTATGAATGCCTTACACAATACGTATTATAACTACTAATTACCCTCAGAAGTAGTATGAAAGAAACACTATTAAAAGGACTATAAATCGTTAAATTTGTaacctttttcttttgtggtgGATTCTGGGGTGTGCAACTTCCGTCGATCAAACTGTCATTAATAGTCCGTCCAAAACCAGATACAAGCCCATCTTCTGAAGTACAAAACACAGGTGTTTCCATAAACATGCCTCTAGTATCATCCTGCATCAGGCACTTTGACTCACTTATTCGGAAGCCTCCTCCAACCTCCAACTGATGTGAGGGTGTCAGGTCCCTCAAGTTGGAGTTTACTGAGAAGTTAACTCCTGTTCTGTCAGGACTCTTTACCCAGGAAGAATATATTGGGCCCCGTCCAGAGTGAGCAGATTCCAGTTGGCTGTTAGACTCAGTCCTATCATGTGCAGGTGTTTCCATGGTTTTATGTAAGGCAGCTTGCTCGACTGTATCGAGTCCCAGTTGAAGGTCTGACACAGATTCCTTTTCTCCAGGGCACTGCCTACTGACTTCAGTCCTACTCCTAGGGCTGGTATAACCGATAGTCTTTATTTCTTGCAGACCGAGTTCAGTTAAATTAGAATTTCTAAAAGGCCCCAATGTTAACATGGTTGAAGATCTGTCGAAGCCCTgtttacagaattaaaaaaaaaaaaaaaattacacaaataaCCACATTTGGAAGCTAGTTACATTAAATCTACCAATAATTT is drawn from Eschrichtius robustus isolate mEscRob2 chromosome 8, mEscRob2.pri, whole genome shotgun sequence and contains these coding sequences:
- the KMT2E gene encoding inactive histone-lysine N-methyltransferase 2E isoform X3; this translates as MGIDRQHIPDTYLCERCQPRSLDKERAVLLQRRKRENMSDGDTSATESGDEVPVELYTAFQHTPTSITLTASRVSKVNDKRRKKSGEKEQNISKCKKAFREGSRKSSRVKGSAPEIDPSSDGSNFGWETKIKAWMDRYEEANNNQYSEGVQREAQRIALRLGNGNDKKEINKSDLNTNNLIFKPPVESHIQKNKKILKSAKDLPPDALIIEYRGKFMLREQFEANGYFFKRPYPFVLFYSKFHGLEMCVDARTFGNEARFIRRSCTPNAEVRHEIEDGTIHLYIYSIQSIPKGTEITIAFDFDYGNCKYKVDCACLKENPECPVLKRSSESTENINSGYETRRKKGKKEKDISKEKDTQNQNITLDCEGTANKMKSPETKQRKLSPLRLSVSNNQEPDFIDDIEEKTPISNEVEMESEEQIAERRRKMTREERKMEAILQAFARLEKREKRREQALERISTAKTEVKTECKDAQIVSDAEVIQEQAKEETASKPTPAKVNRTKQRKSFSRSRTHIGQQRRRHRTVSMCSDIQPSSPDIEVTSQQNDTENTVLAIEPETETALAEIITETEVPALNKCPTKYPKTKKHLVNEWLSEKNEKTGKPSDTLSERPLRITTDPEVLATQLNSLPGLTYSPHVYSTPKHYIRFTSPFLSEKRRRKEPPENISGSCKKRWLKQALEEENSAILHRFNSPCQERSRSPTVNGENRSPLLLNDSCSLPDLTTPLKKRRLYQLLDSAYSETSTPTPSPYATPTHTDITLTDPSFATPPRVKSDDEACRNGYKPIYSPVTPVTPGTPGNTMHFENISSPESSPEIKRRTYSQEGFDRSSTMLTLGPFRNSNLTELGLQEIKTIGYTSPRSRTEVSRQCPGEKESVSDLQLGLDTVEQAALHKTMETPAHDRTESNSQLESAHSGRGPIYSSWVKSPDRTGVNFSVNSNLRDLTPSHQLEVGGGFRISESKCLMQDDTRGMFMETPVFCTSEDGLVSGFGRTINDSLIDGSCTPQNPPQKKKVSLLEYRKRQREARKSGSKAEHFPLVNVSPHPSGNLSSSNADGRANGSENGEQVESTASLPLPTPATVHNATLEETSNNCPVKEASASEKNEPEVQWTASTSVEQVRERSYQRALLLSDHRKDKDSGGESPCVPCSPIHVPSSPSSHSNHIPQLQPKGPVPSFSELMEDPDPENPEPTTTSECASPDTSQNTCKSPSKMSKPASPGPVIPVQPHGKILTKPDSHWEGTVTGSEAESGVHLKTELHQKQLSSNTQALSKNHPPQPLARSSSEQLAQKLPSAPVKLHCPPSPHVENPPKSSTPHTPVQHGYLSPKPPSQQLGSPYRPHHSQSPQVGTPQREPQRNFYPAAQNLQASTQQAPSGALFPQTPSGQSSAAYSQFNQQSLGSTAPPPPPPPPPSSSSYYQNQQPSANFQNYSQLKGSLSQQTVFTSGPNQALPGTTGQQAVPGHHVTPGHFLPSQNPPVHHQTSAAVVPPPPPPPPAPGPHLVQQQPHSVAHGVGPVHAVTPGSHVHSQTAGHHLPPPPPPPGPAPHHHPPPHPPTGLQGLQAQHQHVVNSAPPPPPPPPPSSVLASGHHTPSAQALHHPPHQGPPLFPSSAHPAVPPYPSQATHHTTLGPGPQHQPSGTGPHCPLPVAGPHLQPQGPNSIPTPTASGFCPHPGSVALPHGVQGPQQASPVPGQIPIHRAQVPPTFQNNYHGSGWH